Proteins from one Doryrhamphus excisus isolate RoL2022-K1 chromosome 19, RoL_Dexc_1.0, whole genome shotgun sequence genomic window:
- the ghsra gene encoding growth hormone secretagogue receptor a → MPHNWPDLSECLPQNCSWAERRNATPTPDDLPPLNYYSLPLLAAITAACTLLSVVGVAGNVMTILVVSRYRDMRTTTNLYLCSMAVSDLLIFLCMPLDLYRMWRYRPWRLGDALCKLFQFVSESSTYSTILSITALSVERYVAICFPLRAKALVTKRRVRGLILLLWGVALLSAGPVFVMVGVERDDVYGLDVNHTRAALDRRFPGDTRECKMTRYAVESGLMGAMVWLSSMFFFAPVFCLTVLYSLIGRRLWQRHHQTNISSSVAHRDRSHRQTIKMLVVVVLAFVLCWLPFHVCRYLQFRSLNAPSPLLSALSEHCSFVSVVLFYLSAAINPILYNTMSWKYRGAAARLFGLSDHQPPRARTASTLKADGWTESTISF, encoded by the exons ATGCCCCACAACTGGCCCGACCTCTCCGAGTGCCTCCCCCAAAACTGCAGCTGGGCGGAGCGGCGCAACGCCACCCCGACCCCGGACGACCTCCCGCCGCTCAACTACTACAGCCTCCCCCTCCTCGCCGCCATCACGGCGGCGTGCACGCTGCTCtccgtggtgggcgtggccggCAACGTGATGACCATCCTGGTGGTGAGCCGGTACCGGGACATGCGCACCACCACCAACCTGTACCTGTGCAGCATGGCGGTATCGGACCTGCTCATCTTCCTGTGCATGCCGCTCGACCTCTACCGCATGTGGCGCTACCGACCGTGGCGCCTGGGAGACGCCCTCTGCAAGCTCTTCCAGTTCGTGTCCGAGTCCAGCACCTACTCCACCATCCTCAGCATCACCGCCCTCTCCGTGGAGCGATACGTGGCCATCTGCTTCCCGCTGCGCGCCAAGGCCCTGGTGACCAAACGCCGAGTCCGAGGCCTCATACTCCTCCTGTGGGGCGTGGCCCTCCTGAGCGCCGGGCCCGTCTTCGTCATGGTGGGGGTGGAGCGGGACGACGTGTACGGCCTGGACGTCAACCACACCCGAGCCGCCCTGGACCGCCGTTTCCCCGGCGACACCCGGGAGTGCAAGATGACCCGCTACGCCGTGGAGTCGGGCCTGATGGGCGCCATGGTCTGGCTGAGCTCCATGTTCTTCTTCGCGCCCGTCTTCTGTCTGACGGTTCTCTACAGCCTCATCGGGCGCCGCCTGTGGCAGAGACACCACCAAACCAACATCAGCTCCTCTGTGGCCCACAGGGACAGGAGCCACAGGCAGACCATCAAGATGCTGG tggtggtggtgttggccTTCGTCCTGTGCTGGCTGCCCTTCCACGTCTGTCGCTACCTGCAGTTCCGCTCCCTGAACGCACCGTCCCCGCTGCTGTCCGCCCTGTCGGAGCACTGCAGCTTCGTGTCGGTGGTCCTCTTCTACCTGAGCGCCGCCATCAACCCCATCCTCTACAACACCATGTCCTGGAAGTACCGGGGAGCGGCGGCTCGTCTCTTCGGGCTCAGCGACCACCAGCCGCCGCGAGCGCGCACGGCCAGCACCCTGAAGGCGGACGGCTGGACGGAATCGACCATCAGCttctaa